The stretch of DNA CCGGATGCTGGGTGTCTACAACGTCGGCCGGGTGATCAACCCGACCACCGCCCGCTCCCAGTTCCTCGGCGGACTGATCATGGGTCTCTCCGCCGCCCTCTTCGAGGAGGGCGTCCGCGACCCCCGGTTCGGCCACATGGTTACCCAGGACCTGGCGAGCTATCACGTCGCCTCGCACGCCGACGCCCTCGGCATCGAGGCCGAGTGGCTCGAGGACGAGACCCCGGTCTTCACGCCGATGGGCTCGCGCGGGATCGGCGAGATCGGCATCGTCGGCACCGCCGCCGCGATCGCCAACGCCGCCCACCACGCCACCGGCGTACGGGTGCGGAGCATCCCCCTCACCGCCGACCGCTTCCTCGGGTGAGGGCTGGGCGACAGCGGGCTCAGGCCGGGCCGTGGATGCGGCCGGTGGTCGCCTGCAGCCGGCGACCGGTGCCTCCCCACCGGCCCGCGATGATCTCGGCCGCGATGCTGACGGCCGTCTCCTCCGGCGTCCGGCCCCCGAGGTCGAGACCGATCGGGCTGGAGAGCCGCGCCAGTGCGTCTTCGTCCAGTCCGGCCTCGCGCAGCCGGGCGAGGCGGTCCTCGTGTGTCCGCCGTGAGCCCATCGCCCCGACGTAACCGATCTCGGGCAGCCTCAGCGCGACCGCCAGCAGGGGGACGTCGAACTTCGGGTCGTGGGTGAGCACCGTCACGACGGTACGGCTGTCGATCCGGCCGGCCTCGCTCTCGGCCGCCAGGTAGCGGTGCGGCCAGTCGACCACCACCTCGTCGGCGTCGGGGAAGCGCCGGGGCGTGGCGAAGACCGGCCGGGCGTCACAGACCGTCACCCGGTAGCCGAGGAAGGCGCCGACCGAGGCCACCGCCGCGGCGAAGTCGATGGCTCCGAAGACGAGCATGCGTGGCCTGGGCGCGGCCGTCCACACGAAGACGCGCATGCCCTCCCCCCGACGCTCGCCGTCCGGGCCGTAGGTCAGGGTGGCGCTGCTGCCCGAGGCGAGCAGGCCGAGGACGTCGTCGTCGACCGCATCGTCGACCCGGGCCGAACCCAGCGTCCCGGCCGGCTCCCGGTCCGGCCGCACGACCAGGCGGCGGCCGAGTCGCTGAGGATCGGGGTGCTCGATGACGGTGGCCACCGCCACCGGCCGGCCGGCCTCGACGTCGGCGGCGACCTCGGCCAGCTCGGGGAAGCTCGCCCGGTCGACCCGTTCGACCCAGACGTCGATGATGCCGCCGCAGGTCAGGCCGACGGCGAAGGCCTCCTCGTCGGAGACCCCGTAACGCCGCAGCAGCGGCGTACCGCTCTCCCGCACCTCCTGCGCCAGCTCGTAGACCGCTCCCTCCACGCAGCCGCCTGACACCGAGCCGGCGACAGCGCCGTCGGCACAGACCAGCATCGAGGATCCCGGCGGGCGTGGTGCCGAGGAGAAGGTGCCCACGACCGTGGCGAGGGCCACCGTCTCACCGGCCCGCCAGCGCTGCGTCAGCTCGCCGAGCACGTCACGCACACGTCACCTCGTTGCTCCTCCGGATCAGCCGACGCCTGGGCAGGTACCCGGGGCGGGACTCCCCCAGCGATCCCGTGGCCTGACCGCTCGGACTTTCGTACCGTTGCGCTCATGAGCGAATCGGGCAGCGCCGCGAAGGACACCACCCTGCACCTGGCCCTCCTGGGCGGCCTCGACCGGCGCGGCCCGTGGGAGGTACGCCGCCGCACCGTCGCCATCTCGCCGGTGGGCGGCATCGACCTCGACCTGACCGAGGCGACCCTCCCCGAGGGCGGCGCGACCATCGTCAAGGTGTCCTTCGTCGGTGGCGCCAAGCTCCGGGTGCCGGCCGGGGTCAACGTCGTGGTCGAGGGCTTCAACGTGATCGGCCGGCGCACCCGCGACACCGGGCCGTCGATGCCGGGCGCGCCGACCGTCCGGCTGCTCGCCTACGGCATCTTCGGCGGCGTCAGGGTCGAGCGCGCCCGATAGCCGGGCCGTTGTCCGGTCGCTGGTCGGTCCCCGCCGGCCGTCAGGAGCTGGCGCCGAGGCGATCGCCGCCGTACAACGCGGCCGCGACCAGGACGGGCTGGAAGAACAGCCTGACCAGCCGCTTGCGGTCGCTGTCGAGGCCGAAGGCGTCGCGGTGCTCGGTGTACTGCGCGATGTTGCCGGGGAAGACCCCGACGTAGAACGCGCCGAGCGCCGTGCCGATCACCCGCCGGTGCCGCGGCAGCGCGACGAAGGCGGCGCCGAGCGCCACCTCGACCACCCCGGAGGCCAGCACCGTGGCGTCCTCGTCCACGGGGAACCACGGCGGCACCTGGGCGCGGAACTCCTCGCGCGCCACCGTCAGGTGGCTGACGCCGGCCCCGATCATGGCGGTGCCGAGCAGGACACGGGTGAGGGTGCGGCCGACGCTCATCCCGCCACGCTACCCGGATGCGGAAGCGCGCACTCGGGAGGTCCGGTGCTCCGACGGGTCACGGCTGCGGGGCGAAGGTGACGATCGCGATGTCGTCGCTCGCGTCCCCGTTCTGGAACTCCAGGACGGCCCGGGCGATGCCGTCGGTGACCGCCTGGACGTCCGCAGGCAGGTCGCGGACGAGGTCGTGGAGCCGCTCGTCGCCGTACATGCCGTCCGCTCCGCGTCCCTCGGTGACGCCATCGGTGAAGAGCGTCACGCTGCTGCCCGCGCGGAGGCGGTGCCGGACCGTGGTGAAGCGCGGGTGCTCGACCAGCCCGACCGGGGTTCCGAAGACCCCCAGCTCGCTCACCTCCCCTCCCGAGGATCGCAGCAGGGCGGCCGGCTGGCCGGCCAGGCTCAGCGCGAGCTCCCAGCCGTCGCCGTGACGCTCGAGGCGCGCCACCACCAGGGTGCAGTAGTGCCGGGTGTCGTTCGCGGAGAGGACCGCGTCGACGCGGCCGAGAAGGTCGGCCGGGTCGGGATGGTCGATGGCGAAGGACCGAACCGTGTAGCGCACCAGCGAGGTGACGGTGGCAGCGGAGACGCCCTTGCCGCTCACGTCGCCCAGCGCGACGATCCACGCACTGGCACTGACCTGGAACACGTCGTAGAAGTCCCCACCGACCTCCCGCCCGGCACCCGCCGGCCGATAGGCGGCGGCGATGTCCAGCCCGGGGATGTGCGGCGGCGCGGGCGGGATCAGGGTCTGCTGGAGCGTCTCGGCGAGGGCTGCGGCCTCCTCCCGGGCGTGGTCGGCGGTGCGTTTCGCGTGCCGCAGGTCCTCCTCGTAGCGGTGCCGGTCCCGAGCCTCGACGAACACGGCCAGCACCGACCGGTCCCCGCCGGGCGAGGCCAGGCCGGCGTTGAACAGCACCGGCACCCGCCGACCGCCGGCGGTGACCAGGTCCAGGTCGATCTCGCGGATGACCCGGCTGTGCTCGAGCATCGGGAAGAGGTGCGTCTCGAGGAGGATGCGCCCGGCGACCGATACGAAGCTGGCGAGGGTGCGCACCGAGACGATCTCGGCGGCCGTCACCTCGACCATGCGGAGGAACTCCGCGTTCGCGCGGACGATCACACCCTCGCCATCGGTGACGACGTAGCCGCAGGGCGCCCGTTCGAAGGGGTCGGCCGTGCCGTGCGCGGGCTCCATCGGGGTCAGCGCCGGTCCAGGAACTCTCGTAGGGCGGCAACGGTCTCGACCGGCGCGCTGAGGTGCGGGCAGTGACCGTGGGTCTCGATGACGGTGAAGATCGAGTCGGGGATCTGATCGCGGATGAACGCGCCGGCGGACATCGGCGCCACCGCGTCGTCGCTCGATTGCACGATCAGCGTCGGCACGCGTACGTCGACGAGGTCGGCGCGGTTGTCGCCGCGGAAGGTCACCGCGGCGAACTGTGCGGCGATGTCGGGGCGCGTGCGGCAGAAGCTGTCCTCCAGCTCCAGCTTCACCTCGGCCGGCGCTGCACCGGCGACCAGCCCGGCGAGCGGATCCTGCCAGCCCAGGTGGTTGCGCTCCATCAGGCCGAGCAGCTCCTCGATGTCACGTTCGGAGAAGCCCCCCAGGTAGCCCTCGTCGTCGAGGTAGCGCGCCGAGGGGGCCACCAGCACCAGGGCACCCACTCGTCCGGGAGCGGCGTTGGCGACCAGGACGCCGATCATCGCCGAGACGGAGTGACCGACGAACACCGCGTCGGTCAGGTCGAGCTCCTCCAGCAACGCGACCAGGTCGTCGCGGTAGGCCTCCAGGCCGGTGTATCGCTCCGGCCGGTAGAGCGACAGGTCCGAGTCACCCGCGCCGGGCAGGTCGAGCAGGACCACCCGATGGTCCTCGGCGAAGGCGGGCGCGACGTGGCGCCACATCAGCTGGCCGCAGCCGAAGCCGTGCACGAACACGATCGGACGCGCCTCGGCAGGTCCGTGCATCGCGACGTTCAGGCGCGGGGCCAGGTTCATGATCGCAGCGTATCGGTGCCGGCGCTCGCCCCGACCACCTCGCCGGTGAGGCCGTCGATCAGCTGGGCGCCGTCGGCGGCGGCCCGCAACGCACGCAGCGCTATCGCCCGGCGGTCGAAGGACTGCGGCTCCGAGCCGCCGTCCGGCTCGGCCAGGATCCAGCGCCGCGGCGTACGGGGACCGCGGACGGGCCGGTCGGGCTCGGGATCACGGTCGATCGGAGCGACGTACGACCCGTGCAGTGCCTCGGCGAGCCGAGCCGCCCGGACCCGGCCGATGCCCGGGTGGCCGCGCAACCCGTCGGGAGCGGCCGCGGCGACGGCCGCGAGGCTGCCGTAGGCGGCCAGGAGGCTGCGGGCCATCGTCGGCGAGATGCCCGGCACGACGGAGAGCATCACCTCGGCCTGCGCCGAGGGGTGCCGGGGCGCCCGGCGCGGACCCTCGGACCGGGCGGTGGGCGCCGTCCGCCGTGCCCGCTTGGCGAGGCGGACGATCCAGGCCGCGCTGTCCTCGGCGTCCAGGCTGTGCAGCACGGTGAACCCGTCCTCGACGAGCCGGCACACCGCGCCGCGCCAGGCGTCCTCGACGATGCCGCGCGGCTCGCCCTCGATCATCAGGACCGCCTGGGGGAACGCCGACTGCAGTCGCACCGCCTGGTCGAAGATGCGGCCGTCGCGGATCGAGGCGCCCAGGTCGTGCGGCCCCTTGCGCTCCACGGCCAGCCCCGGTCCGAGCACGTAGTCGCCGACCGGCAGATCCGTGAGCCGTACGTCGAGGCCCGCGGCGGACAGCGCCTCCGGGATGGTGCTGTTCCGCTCGCGGTGGTCGACCAGCACCGGACCCGACTCGACCACGCCACCACGCTACCCGGGCTCCGTGCGGCCGGTCGGCCGGTCGGTCGGGTCGGGCGGTCAGGAGACCGGCGTCGCGGCGGGCTCGGTCTCGGGCGCCGGCGCGAGGTAGGCGTGCACCAGCGGTACGGCGGAAGCACCCTCGCCGCTGGCAGCGGCGACGCGCTTCATCGACCCGGACCTGATGTCCCCCGCCGCGAAGACACCTGGGACCGTCGTCGCGAGGCTGGCCGGGGGCAGCCCGTCGACCCAGCGCTCCCGCGGGACGTCGCGGCCGGTGAGGACGAAGCTGTTCTTGTCCCGGGCCAGCTCCGGCGGCAGCCAGTCGCATCGCGGCTCCGCGCCGAGCAGCAGGAAGAGGCCGTGCGCCGGGGTGGTCGTGCGCTCGCCGGTGGTCAGGTCCTCCAGGCAGAGCCACTCCAGCTGGCCCTCTCCCCCGCCGTCGACCACCCGGGTGCAGGGCAGCACCCGGATCCGCTCGTTGTAGCCGATCTCGTCGATCAGGTAGCGCGACATGGTCTCCTCCAGACCCGGCCGGCGCACAGCGATCGTGACCGAGCGCGCGAACCGGGCCAGATGCAACGCCGCCTGACCGGCGGAGTTGCCGCCGCCGACCACGACGACGTCGCTCCCCTCCATCTCGCGGGCAGCGGTCATCGCCGCGCCGTAGTTCACACCGGCGCCGACCAGCTCCTCCAGGGGTGGCACGCCGAGCTTGCGGTAGGCCACGCCGTTGGCGATCAGCACCGTGCGGGCATGGACGTCACCGCCGTCGGTGCACAGCCGATGCGGCTCCCCGTCGTATCCGGGGATCAGCTCGGTGACCTCCCAGCCGGTGTAGAAGTCGGTGCCGAACCGCAGGGCCTGGTTGCGAGCGCGCTGTGCCAGCCGCATGCCCGAGATGCCCCGCGGGAAGCCGAGGTAGTTGCGGATCATCGAGCTGGTGCCCGCCTGGCCGCCGATGGCCTCGGCCTCCAGCACGACGACCGACAATCCCTCCGAGGCGCCGTAGACGGCCGCGGCGAGGCCTGCCGGCCCACCGCCGACGATCGCCAGGTCGACGACGCCGTCGACCTGGAGGTCACCGGGGCGGCCGTAGATCGAGACGGCGACGTCGCGCACCGTACGGGCCTGGACCGGCACCCGGTTGGATGCGTAGACGACCGGGTAGCGCAGGTCCTCGACGCCGAGTCGGTCCTTGATCATCCGCAGGTAGTCGGCGATCGCCGGGTCGTCCGGGTGCCAGACCTTGTTCTGCATGCCCATCCGGTCCAGGAAGTCGCGGATGCCCATCGTCAGGGCGTCGGCCTGGGGCGAGATGATCTTGGCGCTCACCACCTCGGGCTGTGGCACCGTGGAGCCCCAGTCCGAGAGCAGGTCGGTGATGGCGTTGTGGAACTCCTCGTCCCGACGGCCCCGGGGCATCAGCAGGTAGGCGTCGTACTTGCCCTTGGCCAGGCCGATCCGCAGCGGCGGCCCGTCCTCGACGAAGTGGTCCCAGTGTGCCGCGACCACCTTCCGGGCCGTCGGGATCACCTGCCGCCAGCGGTGGAGCGCGGTGAACAGGTTGTCGGCGTCGGGCAGGCGCGAGTCGCTCACGAACAGTGCGATCGTCCCGCCGCTGTCGCAGATCTCCCGCGCGATCGCCTCGGCCTCCGCCGCACCGGCGGCGAGCCGGAGGTCGTAGTCGCGCTCGTAGCGGCTGCGGAACTCCTCCAGGAGCACCTCGCCGTGCTCACCGGAGACGAGGATGATCGCGGGGTCGCCTTCCACGCCATCAGCCTAAGGCAGCCGAGGGGCCTGGAGGGAGGGCTTGTCCCCGTGCCGACGGACGGCCAGGGTAAGAGCCATGAGCACTGATCCGGGCATCGACCTGTTGGCCGTTCCGAGCGGGACGGGCTGCGCCGACTGCGAGCGGACGGCGGGATGGTGGCTGCACCTGCGGCGCTGCACGCAGTGCGGCCACATCGGCTGCTGCGACTCCTCGCCCGGCCAGCACGCCAGCCACCACGCTGCCGAGACCGGCCACCCCTACGTGCGCAGCTTCGAGCCCGGTGAGGACTGGTTCTGGGACTACCAGCGCCAGGAGTACGCCGACGGTCCGCAGCTGCCCGACCCGCAGTCGCACCCGCTGTCCCAGCCCGTGCCCGGCCCGGCCGGCCGGGTCCCGGACGACTGGCAGGAGCGGTTGCACGCCTGAGCTGCGGCAGGTCCTGAGTCACGAGGTCAATGTGCGCCGGCGAGACTCCTGGGCGCGGCGCTCGAGGATCGCGCGCTCGCTCTCGTTCCGACTGCGGCCCGCGGCCTCGGTGAACGCGGCGTGCGCCCCGGCGTGCTGCCCCGCACGCTCCAGCAGGTCCCCCCGCACGCTCGGCAGCAGCGGGGAGTCGCCGAGGAGCGACGGATCGAGCGCTGCCAGGACCGCCAGTCCCGCGTCCGGACCGAACGCGCGACCGTGCGCCACCGCACGGTTCACCTCCACGACGGGGCCCGGCGCGGCCTGGGCCAGGACGTCGTAGAGGGCCGCGATCCGCCGCCAGTCGGTGTCCTCGGCACGCTGTGCCCGGGCGTGCTGAGCGGCGATCGCGGCCTGCAGGAAATACCTCCCGACGGGCCGCCCGCGCGTCGCGTGCGACTCCGCGCGGCGCAGCGCGGCGAGTCCACGCCGGACGAGCAGCGGATCCCACCGGGAGCGGTCCTGGGCCTCGAGCAGCACCGGCGCGCCGGTGTCGTCGATGCGAGCCGGCATCCGGGAGCCCTGGAGCTCCAGCAGCGCCTGGAGACCGAGCACCTCGGGGTCGTCGGGGACCAGCGCTGCGAGCATGCGGGCCAGCCGCATCCCCTCGCGGGCCAGGTCCGGCCGCATCCAGTCCGCACCGGCCGTGGCGGCGTACCCCTCGTTGAAGATCAGGTAGACCACTGCCATGACGTCGTCGAGACGCTGCGCCCGTTCCGCACCGCTGGGCAGCTCGAACGGTGCCCGCGCGTCCGCCAGCGTCCGCTTGGCCCGCGAGATGCGCTGGCCCATGGTCGACTCGGTGACGAGGAACCCGCGCGCGATCTCGGCGGTGGTCAGGCCGCCGACCAGCCGCAGGGTCAGCGCCGCTCGGGACTCCGCGCTCAGGGCCGGGTGGCAGGACAGGAAGATCAGCCGCAGGACATCGTCCTCGATGTGGTCGACCTGAGCGTCGAGGTCGGGCATCACGGCCTCCTCTTCCGCGGCGTGCTCGAGCTCGGCCACCTTCTGTCGCAGGCTGTCGGCGCGACGGAAGTGGTCGATGGCGCGCCGCTTCGCGGTGGTCATCAGCCACGCCCCCGGGTTCTCCGGGACGCCGGAGTCCGGCCACTGCTCGAGTGCCGCCACCAGAGCGTCCTGGGCGAGGTCCTCGGCGAGCCCCACGTCCCGGGTCATCCGGGTCAGGGCGCCGACGAGGCGGGCCGACTCGGCCCGCCACGCGGCGACCACGGCTGCGTGCGACACGCAGCCCAGCGTAGTGAGATCGCTCAGGCGTCGGCCGGGTTGTCCGGCCCGGTCGAGATCTGACGCAGGGTCGCCACCATGCTGACCTCGGGCCAGTACTTCGCGTGCAGCTCGGCGAACTCCTGCTGCCCCGCGACCGCCTCCTCGAGGGTGTCGTACTGCATGATCGCCCATCCGCCGACGACCTCCTTCGCCTCGGCGTAGGGCCCGTCGACCCGGCTGACCTCGCCCTTGCGGACCACGAAGTTCACCGCATCCTCGGTGCCGTAGAGGCCGCCGCCGTCGAGGAAGATCCCCCGGGCGGCCTGGTCGCCGATGTAGGTGTCCATCGCCTCGAACAGCTCCTGCGGCGGCGTACCGATCCCCTCTTCCATCCTCACGAATCCCATGAAACGCGGCATCTCGGTTTCCTCCTGTTGGTTGCTGGGCCTTGCTTCTCGCACGTACGTCGAACGGCCGCGCGCGTCTTCGACATCGGCGCGGAAGTTTTTTCCGGCCCCCCGCCGATCGTCACGGGGCATGCTGGAGGCATGGAGATCTCCGAGGCCCTCGAGGCCGCTCGCGCCCGGCAGCAGTCAGTGCTCACCACCCTCAAGCGCGACGGCCTGCCCCAGCTGTCCAACGTCGTGCACGCCGTCGGCGAGGACGACACCATCCGGATCTCGATCACCGCGACCCGCGCCAAGTACCACAACCTGCGTCGTACGCCGTGGGCAGCACTGCACGTCAACGGACCTGACTTCTGGTCCTACGCGGTGCTGGAGTGCGACGCCGAGCTGTCCGCTGTCGCCGCCGATCCGCACGACGAGGCG from Nocardioides sp. BP30 encodes:
- a CDS encoding XdhC family protein; this translates as MRDVLGELTQRWRAGETVALATVVGTFSSAPRPPGSSMLVCADGAVAGSVSGGCVEGAVYELAQEVRESGTPLLRRYGVSDEEAFAVGLTCGGIIDVWVERVDRASFPELAEVAADVEAGRPVAVATVIEHPDPQRLGRRLVVRPDREPAGTLGSARVDDAVDDDVLGLLASGSSATLTYGPDGERRGEGMRVFVWTAAPRPRMLVFGAIDFAAAVASVGAFLGYRVTVCDARPVFATPRRFPDADEVVVDWPHRYLAAESEAGRIDSRTVVTVLTHDPKFDVPLLAVALRLPEIGYVGAMGSRRTHEDRLARLREAGLDEDALARLSSPIGLDLGGRTPEETAVSIAAEIIAGRWGGTGRRLQATTGRIHGPA
- a CDS encoding LiaF domain-containing protein; protein product: MSESGSAAKDTTLHLALLGGLDRRGPWEVRRRTVAISPVGGIDLDLTEATLPEGGATIVKVSFVGGAKLRVPAGVNVVVEGFNVIGRRTRDTGPSMPGAPTVRLLAYGIFGGVRVERAR
- a CDS encoding DoxX family protein, producing the protein MSVGRTLTRVLLGTAMIGAGVSHLTVAREEFRAQVPPWFPVDEDATVLASGVVEVALGAAFVALPRHRRVIGTALGAFYVGVFPGNIAQYTEHRDAFGLDSDRKRLVRLFFQPVLVAAALYGGDRLGASS
- a CDS encoding PP2C family protein-serine/threonine phosphatase gives rise to the protein MEPAHGTADPFERAPCGYVVTDGEGVIVRANAEFLRMVEVTAAEIVSVRTLASFVSVAGRILLETHLFPMLEHSRVIREIDLDLVTAGGRRVPVLFNAGLASPGGDRSVLAVFVEARDRHRYEEDLRHAKRTADHAREEAAALAETLQQTLIPPAPPHIPGLDIAAAYRPAGAGREVGGDFYDVFQVSASAWIVALGDVSGKGVSAATVTSLVRYTVRSFAIDHPDPADLLGRVDAVLSANDTRHYCTLVVARLERHGDGWELALSLAGQPAALLRSSGGEVSELGVFGTPVGLVEHPRFTTVRHRLRAGSSVTLFTDGVTEGRGADGMYGDERLHDLVRDLPADVQAVTDGIARAVLEFQNGDASDDIAIVTFAPQP
- a CDS encoding alpha/beta fold hydrolase, which produces MNLAPRLNVAMHGPAEARPIVFVHGFGCGQLMWRHVAPAFAEDHRVVLLDLPGAGDSDLSLYRPERYTGLEAYRDDLVALLEELDLTDAVFVGHSVSAMIGVLVANAAPGRVGALVLVAPSARYLDDEGYLGGFSERDIEELLGLMERNHLGWQDPLAGLVAGAAPAEVKLELEDSFCRTRPDIAAQFAAVTFRGDNRADLVDVRVPTLIVQSSDDAVAPMSAGAFIRDQIPDSIFTVIETHGHCPHLSAPVETVAALREFLDRR
- a CDS encoding ERCC4 domain-containing protein, which encodes MVESGPVLVDHRERNSTIPEALSAAGLDVRLTDLPVGDYVLGPGLAVERKGPHDLGASIRDGRIFDQAVRLQSAFPQAVLMIEGEPRGIVEDAWRGAVCRLVEDGFTVLHSLDAEDSAAWIVRLAKRARRTAPTARSEGPRRAPRHPSAQAEVMLSVVPGISPTMARSLLAAYGSLAAVAAAAPDGLRGHPGIGRVRAARLAEALHGSYVAPIDRDPEPDRPVRGPRTPRRWILAEPDGGSEPQSFDRRAIALRALRAAADGAQLIDGLTGEVVGASAGTDTLRS
- a CDS encoding FAD-dependent oxidoreductase yields the protein MEGDPAIILVSGEHGEVLLEEFRSRYERDYDLRLAAGAAEAEAIAREICDSGGTIALFVSDSRLPDADNLFTALHRWRQVIPTARKVVAAHWDHFVEDGPPLRIGLAKGKYDAYLLMPRGRRDEEFHNAITDLLSDWGSTVPQPEVVSAKIISPQADALTMGIRDFLDRMGMQNKVWHPDDPAIADYLRMIKDRLGVEDLRYPVVYASNRVPVQARTVRDVAVSIYGRPGDLQVDGVVDLAIVGGGPAGLAAAVYGASEGLSVVVLEAEAIGGQAGTSSMIRNYLGFPRGISGMRLAQRARNQALRFGTDFYTGWEVTELIPGYDGEPHRLCTDGGDVHARTVLIANGVAYRKLGVPPLEELVGAGVNYGAAMTAAREMEGSDVVVVGGGNSAGQAALHLARFARSVTIAVRRPGLEETMSRYLIDEIGYNERIRVLPCTRVVDGGGEGQLEWLCLEDLTTGERTTTPAHGLFLLLGAEPRCDWLPPELARDKNSFVLTGRDVPRERWVDGLPPASLATTVPGVFAAGDIRSGSMKRVAAASGEGASAVPLVHAYLAPAPETEPAATPVS
- a CDS encoding UBP-type zinc finger domain-containing protein codes for the protein MSTDPGIDLLAVPSGTGCADCERTAGWWLHLRRCTQCGHIGCCDSSPGQHASHHAAETGHPYVRSFEPGEDWFWDYQRQEYADGPQLPDPQSHPLSQPVPGPAGRVPDDWQERLHA
- a CDS encoding RNA polymerase sigma factor, with the translated sequence MGCVSHAAVVAAWRAESARLVGALTRMTRDVGLAEDLAQDALVAALEQWPDSGVPENPGAWLMTTAKRRAIDHFRRADSLRQKVAELEHAAEEEAVMPDLDAQVDHIEDDVLRLIFLSCHPALSAESRAALTLRLVGGLTTAEIARGFLVTESTMGQRISRAKRTLADARAPFELPSGAERAQRLDDVMAVVYLIFNEGYAATAGADWMRPDLAREGMRLARMLAALVPDDPEVLGLQALLELQGSRMPARIDDTGAPVLLEAQDRSRWDPLLVRRGLAALRRAESHATRGRPVGRYFLQAAIAAQHARAQRAEDTDWRRIAALYDVLAQAAPGPVVEVNRAVAHGRAFGPDAGLAVLAALDPSLLGDSPLLPSVRGDLLERAGQHAGAHAAFTEAAGRSRNESERAILERRAQESRRRTLTS
- a CDS encoding YciI family protein, encoding MEEGIGTPPQELFEAMDTYIGDQAARGIFLDGGGLYGTEDAVNFVVRKGEVSRVDGPYAEAKEVVGGWAIMQYDTLEEAVAGQQEFAELHAKYWPEVSMVATLRQISTGPDNPADA
- a CDS encoding PPOX class F420-dependent oxidoreductase, yielding MEISEALEAARARQQSVLTTLKRDGLPQLSNVVHAVGEDDTIRISITATRAKYHNLRRTPWAALHVNGPDFWSYAVLECDAELSAVAADPHDEAADELVALYAAVAAKDHPDWEEYRRAMVTDRRVVLRLRPQRAYGLLR